In Streptomyces sp. NBC_01439, the following are encoded in one genomic region:
- a CDS encoding ParM/StbA family protein, with protein MSANSNDIITLTGGIDVGNGYVKGVIQNTKREIFDEIDLPSAVVSTSRTSPKVPLPDADAASVMAGDFYNQLDCSLTTTLVAASDRRIFGRAALSVRGSKFTEFEVLGKHSKADQELSKVLVLGAFAAKALRDYVRENGTLPDHELRVQVRAGLALPISEFVARRHSYAAEFIGLLGSSDPAVHLVTIKNFSTPVSVRLQFVDVQVMAEGASAQFAITDKGEPLAQALLDDLRTRDASVVEGVSASDLVAARNTIGVDVGEGTVNFPVFTDGRFNPEAASTLDEGYGSALMNAMERMSESDATLQFSSRKQLADFLHAKPSVLVKNRHQRAAGFVEDEASYLVDEIASSFGDVLSQAGATTEVVYVYGGGSGPIKHLLHPALLKAAGDVPVLYLDSSYSRHLNREGLYIAARHVEQQALAAKPAGKHS; from the coding sequence ATGAGCGCCAACAGCAACGACATCATCACCCTCACCGGCGGCATCGACGTCGGCAACGGCTACGTCAAGGGCGTCATCCAGAATACGAAGCGGGAGATCTTCGACGAGATCGATCTGCCCAGCGCAGTCGTCTCGACTTCCCGCACCTCGCCGAAGGTGCCGCTCCCCGATGCGGATGCGGCCTCCGTGATGGCCGGCGACTTCTACAACCAGCTGGACTGCTCGCTCACCACGACCCTGGTAGCGGCGTCGGACCGCCGAATCTTCGGCCGGGCAGCGCTGAGCGTGCGCGGCTCGAAGTTCACCGAGTTCGAGGTACTGGGCAAGCACTCCAAGGCTGATCAGGAGCTGAGCAAGGTCCTGGTCCTGGGTGCCTTCGCCGCGAAGGCCCTGCGCGACTACGTCCGCGAGAACGGCACGCTGCCCGATCACGAGCTGCGCGTGCAGGTGCGCGCCGGCCTGGCGCTGCCGATCTCCGAGTTCGTCGCGCGCCGCCACTCCTACGCCGCCGAGTTCATCGGTCTGCTGGGCAGCTCCGACCCCGCGGTGCACCTGGTGACGATCAAGAACTTCAGCACCCCGGTCTCGGTGCGCCTGCAGTTCGTCGACGTTCAGGTGATGGCCGAGGGTGCCTCCGCGCAGTTCGCCATCACCGACAAGGGCGAGCCGCTGGCCCAGGCTCTTCTCGATGATCTGCGCACTCGCGACGCCTCCGTCGTGGAAGGGGTCTCGGCCTCCGATCTGGTGGCGGCGCGGAACACCATCGGCGTCGACGTGGGTGAGGGCACCGTGAACTTCCCGGTCTTCACCGACGGGCGGTTCAACCCCGAGGCGGCATCCACGCTCGACGAGGGCTACGGCTCCGCGCTGATGAACGCCATGGAGCGCATGAGCGAGTCGGACGCCACGCTGCAGTTCTCCTCGCGCAAGCAGCTGGCGGACTTCCTCCACGCGAAGCCGTCCGTGCTGGTGAAGAACCGTCACCAGCGCGCCGCCGGCTTCGTCGAGGACGAGGCCAGCTACCTGGTCGACGAGATCGCCTCCTCCTTCGGCGACGTCCTCTCCCAGGCCGGTGCGACGACCGAGGTCGTCTACGTCTACGGCGGCGGCTCGGGCCCTATCAAGCACCTGCTGCACCCTGCGCTTCTGAAGGCCGCTGGCGATGTGCCCGTGCTCTACCTCGACTCGAGCTACTCGCGGCACCTGAACCGCGAGGGCCTGTACATCGCGGCACGGCACGTCGAGCAGCAGGCCCTCGCGGCGAAGCCCGCGGGCAAGCACAGTTAA
- a CDS encoding histone-like nucleoid-structuring protein Lsr2 has protein sequence MAIRSIVESDLSGKPDAATVTFGLGDTWYEVDLTVEEKKGLEAALKSYLEVSRKAGKPAPKKRVVPETTAEERDKIREWAKEKGHEFADRGRIPKKVMQAYDEAHDIDRSN, from the coding sequence ATGGCTATTCGAAGCATTGTCGAGTCAGATCTCAGTGGTAAGCCGGATGCGGCTACCGTGACCTTCGGCCTGGGAGACACCTGGTACGAAGTCGATCTCACAGTTGAGGAGAAGAAGGGCCTCGAGGCTGCGCTGAAGTCGTACCTGGAGGTCAGCCGGAAAGCCGGGAAGCCCGCGCCCAAGAAGCGAGTCGTACCTGAGACGACTGCCGAGGAGCGGGACAAGATCCGCGAGTGGGCCAAGGAGAAGGGTCACGAGTTCGCGGATCGGGGGCGCATCCCGAAGAAGGTCATGCAGGCCTACGACGAGGCTCACGACATCGATCGGAGCAACTAG
- a CDS encoding CPBP family intramembrane glutamic endopeptidase, with protein sequence MTTPPTTSRLLGIGWCALVPFAVVAVYLGLGAVAVRLIGEPIVATSVLSMLVVVLVGSVRILRPQWLAHAPAPRPSTEIPRFGWTVVGCAVLAFLAGQSLALWIYATTGSTGFDTSNQTRHAAGVLATLLLAMVAAPVGEEALFRGLVYPLLRKRVSILASTLVTAVVFGLLHGNAVQFASTLPLAVLLALIYEHTRVLWPCVLLHLGFNLAAAVVPAQALFALANPVSAALLYLAFAGCAFGLYRRVAGWTAPGAVQASGGESAMQ encoded by the coding sequence ATGACGACGCCACCGACCACTTCGCGTCTGCTCGGCATCGGGTGGTGCGCCCTCGTGCCGTTCGCCGTCGTCGCGGTCTACCTCGGTCTGGGCGCCGTCGCGGTCCGCCTCATCGGAGAGCCGATCGTCGCGACCTCCGTCCTGAGCATGCTTGTTGTCGTCCTGGTCGGCTCGGTGAGGATCCTGCGGCCCCAGTGGCTCGCGCATGCGCCGGCCCCGCGGCCGAGCACGGAAATTCCGCGCTTCGGGTGGACCGTCGTCGGCTGCGCGGTCCTGGCATTCCTCGCCGGGCAGTCGCTGGCCTTGTGGATCTACGCCACGACCGGGTCCACAGGCTTCGACACGTCGAACCAGACGAGGCACGCGGCTGGAGTGCTGGCGACCCTGCTGCTCGCCATGGTCGCGGCTCCTGTGGGGGAGGAGGCCCTGTTCCGAGGGCTGGTCTACCCATTGCTGCGCAAGCGGGTGAGCATCCTCGCTTCCACGCTGGTCACCGCCGTGGTGTTCGGCCTGCTGCACGGCAACGCCGTGCAGTTCGCCTCGACCCTGCCGTTGGCGGTGCTCCTGGCCCTGATCTACGAACACACCCGCGTGCTGTGGCCCTGCGTGCTCCTGCACCTGGGCTTCAACCTCGCTGCCGCCGTTGTCCCGGCACAGGCGCTCTTCGCTCTGGCGAACCCCGTCTCCGCGGCGCTCCTGTACTTGGCCTTCGCTGGGTGTGCCTTTGGGCTCTACCGGCGGGTCGCCGGCTGGACTGCGCCAGGCGCAGTCCAGGCTTCGGGAGGCGAGTCCGCGATGCAGTGA
- a CDS encoding ISL3 family transposase has protein sequence MVLVMQTDAPFWDSLVFDGIDDVEVEAVTVAFDTVEVVARGRMAGAACPDCGRFADRVHDRYQRRLKDLPLAEQGFVIRLMVRRFICGSADCPRRTFAEPFSRLAAPYARFTTRLNRALERVGLALAGRAGARLAAQLGFGAGRMTLLRRVMALPDPRFSTPRVLGVDDFAIRRGQTYSTVLTSVEDHRVVDVLPTREAGPLAAWLDRHPGVEIICRDRAGAYAEGARRGAPDALQVADRFHLWQGLGRGVETCVAAHRDCLRTPAPSGTLTATRPTSGGSQDDAEPVGRRAARKKAAHALVHEMLAQGHSRRAIARHLGWGLNTVLRYANASRWQDTIRENRPRPSRLDPYKPYLERRFTEGCTSVTQLHGELVAEQAPVTYGMVRAHIATLRRDPSAAPPRPATVRQVTGWLTRHPATLSEEDRIGLKDLLTRCPELDTAAGHVRDFGEMLTDRLGATLPAWIDAVEASRLPGLTGFALHLRRDLDAVIAGLTLDWSSGSVEGAVNRIKKIKRQLYGRAGFHLLRKMILLQ, from the coding sequence ATGGTGCTGGTCATGCAGACCGATGCACCGTTCTGGGATTCGCTGGTGTTCGACGGGATCGACGATGTGGAGGTCGAGGCGGTTACGGTCGCGTTCGATACGGTCGAGGTGGTAGCAAGAGGCCGCATGGCGGGGGCGGCGTGTCCGGACTGCGGCCGCTTCGCGGACCGGGTCCACGACCGTTACCAGCGCAGGCTGAAGGACCTTCCGCTCGCTGAGCAGGGCTTTGTGATCCGGCTGATGGTCCGGCGATTCATCTGCGGGTCGGCGGACTGTCCGCGCCGAACGTTCGCCGAGCCGTTCTCCCGGCTGGCCGCGCCGTACGCGCGGTTCACCACGCGGCTGAACCGCGCCCTGGAGCGGGTGGGGCTCGCCTTGGCCGGACGAGCCGGCGCTCGACTGGCGGCCCAGCTCGGCTTCGGTGCGGGACGGATGACCTTGTTACGCAGGGTCATGGCGTTGCCCGATCCGCGATTCAGTACTCCACGCGTGCTGGGCGTGGACGACTTTGCAATCCGTCGCGGCCAGACCTACTCCACCGTCTTGACCAGTGTCGAAGACCATCGCGTGGTCGACGTGCTCCCGACCCGTGAAGCCGGGCCGCTGGCAGCTTGGCTGGACCGCCATCCCGGCGTGGAGATCATCTGCCGGGACCGGGCGGGTGCCTACGCCGAGGGCGCGCGGCGCGGTGCACCCGACGCTTTGCAGGTCGCCGACCGGTTCCATCTGTGGCAGGGCCTCGGCCGCGGCGTGGAGACCTGCGTCGCTGCCCACCGCGACTGTCTGCGCACGCCGGCGCCCAGCGGCACGCTGACGGCCACCCGACCGACTTCAGGGGGATCGCAAGACGACGCGGAGCCCGTCGGCCGGCGGGCCGCGCGAAAGAAGGCCGCACACGCCCTGGTCCACGAGATGCTCGCCCAGGGGCACTCGCGCCGGGCGATCGCCCGGCATCTGGGCTGGGGCCTCAACACCGTCCTCCGGTACGCGAACGCCTCACGCTGGCAGGACACCATCCGCGAGAACCGGCCCCGGCCCAGCAGACTCGATCCCTACAAGCCCTACCTCGAACGACGATTCACCGAGGGATGCACCAGCGTCACCCAACTCCACGGCGAACTGGTCGCCGAGCAGGCTCCCGTCACCTACGGCATGGTCCGAGCCCACATCGCCACCTTGCGCAGGGACCCGTCCGCCGCACCGCCACGGCCAGCGACCGTACGGCAGGTGACCGGCTGGCTCACCCGCCACCCCGCCACCCTGAGTGAGGAGGACCGCATCGGCCTCAAGGACCTTTTGACCCGTTGTCCGGAACTGGACACGGCTGCCGGACATGTCCGCGACTTCGGCGAGATGCTCACCGACCGCCTCGGCGCCACGCTCCCTGCCTGGATCGACGCAGTCGAAGCCAGCCGGCTGCCCGGGCTCACTGGCTTCGCGCTCCACCTGCGGCGAGACCTCGACGCCGTGATCGCCGGCCTCACCCTGGACTGGAGCTCGGGCAGCGTCGAGGGAGCCGTGAACCGCATCAAAAAGATCAAGAGACAGCTCTACGGCCGAGCCGGCTTCCACCTGCTCCGGAAGATGATCCTGCTGCAGTAG
- a CDS encoding DUF4241 domain-containing protein: MYDDPMTPVVVTGIEELTTIRVPSGRLVVDAPWHDDQVWEYQRGLPTRPPRELAVRIPPGVYRVEIAWTAGPYEFMGEHVDGVECAATRLCISDDPVVGWEMGLSVEDDIARLQPGEEPRFFSDANVGCFADAGAWTTLSAPFRTFIDGVPAPRDSEQLADGCQRVRDESQQADLVTFGAESGGVVWLGRTKTGDVAAIVVTSGMPDAKA, from the coding sequence GTGTACGACGATCCGATGACGCCGGTAGTCGTGACGGGCATCGAGGAGCTGACGACGATCCGCGTACCGAGCGGCCGGCTTGTCGTCGATGCGCCATGGCACGACGACCAGGTCTGGGAGTACCAGAGGGGGCTGCCGACCAGGCCCCCGCGGGAGCTGGCGGTGCGCATTCCCCCGGGTGTCTACCGGGTAGAGATCGCGTGGACGGCAGGCCCGTACGAGTTCATGGGCGAGCACGTCGACGGTGTTGAGTGCGCCGCGACGCGCCTGTGCATCAGCGACGACCCTGTCGTCGGATGGGAGATGGGCCTGAGTGTCGAGGACGACATCGCCAGGCTTCAGCCGGGCGAGGAGCCCCGCTTCTTCTCCGATGCTAATGTCGGTTGCTTCGCCGATGCAGGCGCGTGGACGACCTTGTCCGCACCGTTTCGCACGTTCATAGACGGGGTCCCTGCCCCGCGCGATTCTGAGCAGCTGGCCGACGGGTGCCAACGGGTACGCGATGAGTCGCAGCAAGCCGATCTGGTCACGTTCGGGGCCGAGTCGGGCGGCGTCGTCTGGTTGGGCCGCACGAAGACCGGCGACGTGGCGGCGATCGTCGTCACCAGCGGCATGCCCGATGCCAAAGCATGA
- a CDS encoding MAB_1171c family putative transporter: MLDFFRYLTAAVMTLIAVWRFPAVRYGDAHRRALWGGYAGFSVALWLYTPAAMHAVDHIPVIDLNALLRHFASTAAIIASLTYVATSYGKSSEAVVPRHVTVSRWIARASYPVGAIGVTLLTILFFTVVDRQRQSEDFLSDHAGELGAAVYMSVFYFFPLVTTAVCGYQWSRGAREAETPSMRIGLRLMGISMWMGLLHTTARIVIVWTAVFFPLSHSTMEMLIDLTAMWMNLLFLIVAVGASIPTTSVVAARWKTWKTLYRLHPLWYDLVKAFPGTSLYPPGSRLAELIHMRVPSDVRLDRWTQDVADACEKLRYYAPETLLWAAEETTASHPDPEPGAEAYWIAAALRAAASTKASQYATGPLQEKPFVDTNSEAAWLVRVSKAYAVITPGDAQELLQQSAELSLEPDA, from the coding sequence ATGCTCGACTTCTTCAGGTACCTGACCGCGGCAGTGATGACCCTCATAGCCGTCTGGCGATTCCCCGCCGTCCGGTACGGTGACGCCCACCGCCGAGCCCTCTGGGGCGGCTACGCCGGATTCTCCGTGGCCTTGTGGCTCTACACACCAGCAGCGATGCACGCCGTGGACCACATCCCCGTGATCGACCTGAACGCTCTCCTCAGGCACTTCGCCAGCACCGCCGCCATCATCGCGTCCTTGACGTACGTTGCGACCAGCTACGGCAAGAGCTCCGAGGCCGTGGTGCCCCGACACGTCACGGTGTCGCGCTGGATCGCCCGTGCCTCCTACCCGGTGGGCGCAATCGGCGTGACCCTGCTCACCATTCTCTTTTTCACCGTTGTGGACCGCCAGCGGCAAAGTGAAGACTTTCTCAGCGATCATGCAGGGGAATTGGGCGCCGCTGTGTATATGAGCGTCTTCTACTTCTTCCCGCTCGTCACGACCGCCGTCTGCGGCTACCAGTGGTCGCGTGGGGCGCGAGAAGCCGAGACGCCCAGCATGCGAATCGGTCTCAGGCTCATGGGAATCTCGATGTGGATGGGGCTCCTCCACACGACTGCCCGAATCGTCATCGTGTGGACGGCGGTATTTTTCCCGTTGAGCCATTCGACAATGGAGATGCTCATTGATCTCACGGCGATGTGGATGAACCTGCTCTTCCTGATCGTGGCTGTAGGCGCGAGCATCCCCACCACCAGCGTCGTTGCTGCTCGCTGGAAGACATGGAAGACCCTCTACCGGCTTCACCCGCTCTGGTACGACCTGGTGAAGGCCTTCCCCGGAACGAGTCTCTACCCGCCCGGGTCGCGCCTGGCCGAGCTGATCCACATGCGGGTCCCCAGCGATGTCCGCCTGGACCGATGGACCCAGGACGTCGCCGATGCCTGCGAGAAGCTCCGTTACTACGCCCCGGAGACGCTCCTGTGGGCTGCTGAGGAGACGACCGCGTCGCACCCCGACCCCGAGCCGGGCGCCGAGGCGTACTGGATCGCCGCGGCGCTGCGTGCCGCTGCCTCCACAAAGGCCAGCCAGTACGCGACGGGCCCGCTCCAGGAGAAACCTTTCGTCGACACGAACAGCGAGGCAGCCTGGCTCGTGCGAGTGAGCAAGGCATACGCGGTCATCACCCCGGGCGACGCTCAAGAGCTTCTGCAGCAGTCTGCGGAGCTGAGTCTTGAACCGGACGCGTAA
- a CDS encoding HAD-IA family hydrolase produces MSQRTGLVLDFGGVLTTPLLPVVLAFEQREGLPQGACISALYQDEEGVRITSDLERGAVSQTEWNEIAGKKLGVSPDNLMGRIFGGLRPEPLLINAAAAARRAGIKVGILSNSVGLAPWDLYDGYDLEGLYDVVVISEHHQLRKPDPELFEITLKLMEMPAEQCVFVDDTEGYVQAAERLGFAGVHNKDPKQTVADLSNLLGVDLTAAP; encoded by the coding sequence ATGTCTCAGCGCACCGGCCTCGTCCTCGACTTCGGAGGCGTGCTCACCACACCGCTCCTGCCCGTGGTGCTCGCCTTCGAGCAGCGTGAAGGGCTTCCCCAGGGTGCATGCATCTCGGCCCTGTACCAGGACGAAGAGGGCGTCCGGATCACCAGCGACCTCGAGCGTGGAGCGGTCAGCCAGACCGAGTGGAACGAGATTGCCGGCAAGAAGCTGGGCGTCTCTCCCGACAACTTGATGGGCAGGATCTTCGGAGGCCTGCGTCCGGAGCCGCTGCTGATCAACGCGGCCGCCGCGGCGCGGCGAGCGGGGATCAAGGTGGGCATCCTGTCCAACTCGGTGGGCCTCGCGCCCTGGGACCTCTACGACGGCTACGACCTCGAAGGGCTGTACGACGTCGTGGTGATCTCCGAGCACCACCAGCTGCGCAAGCCCGACCCCGAGCTCTTCGAGATCACGCTCAAGCTCATGGAGATGCCTGCCGAGCAGTGCGTCTTCGTGGACGACACCGAGGGGTACGTCCAGGCGGCGGAGCGGCTCGGTTTCGCGGGGGTGCACAACAAGGACCCCAAGCAGACGGTGGCCGACCTGTCGAACCTGCTGGGCGTGGACCTCACCGCCGCGCCGTAG
- a CDS encoding helix-turn-helix transcriptional regulator, producing the protein MPRQFDGSRVRAVRRGRELSQKELGARVGVRGPTVARWESGEEFPKGEKLPGIASALGQDLDVLFPYDGAVDLQLLRCDAGLSVAQASEAIDASRVPLSNAESGRRRLQDAYVGPLSHAYGVTTEELLAAQDVSFGLRRVRPLREARPSAPRTVGEKINYLLEHGYAGQTSPSNEQIAQAVNEHSGTTHMTADDIAALRSGAPTAASDAVRAGLAHALQVDIALFQDDAELSPAAGEFLEAIRFLGSIHQGQILGLAARGNQAGLSAGMMAKINEVVGELKNKLPGKQSEQ; encoded by the coding sequence GTGCCACGTCAATTCGACGGCAGCCGAGTGCGAGCTGTCAGACGGGGTAGGGAGCTCAGCCAGAAGGAGTTGGGCGCGAGAGTAGGTGTCCGCGGCCCGACCGTGGCGCGATGGGAAAGCGGCGAGGAGTTCCCCAAGGGGGAGAAGCTCCCGGGGATCGCGTCGGCACTTGGTCAGGACCTCGACGTCCTCTTCCCCTACGACGGCGCCGTGGACCTGCAGTTGCTTCGCTGCGACGCCGGCCTCAGCGTGGCGCAGGCCTCCGAGGCCATCGACGCCAGTCGCGTGCCGCTGAGCAACGCGGAGTCCGGCAGGCGTCGGCTCCAGGATGCCTACGTGGGACCCCTCTCGCACGCCTACGGGGTGACGACGGAAGAGCTACTGGCCGCGCAGGACGTCTCGTTCGGGCTCCGCAGGGTGCGGCCGCTGAGGGAAGCCCGTCCGTCTGCACCTCGCACGGTCGGCGAGAAGATCAACTATCTCCTGGAGCACGGGTACGCAGGCCAGACGTCTCCGTCCAACGAGCAGATCGCGCAGGCCGTCAACGAGCACAGCGGCACGACGCACATGACTGCCGATGACATCGCCGCGCTTCGTTCGGGCGCCCCGACGGCTGCCTCGGACGCAGTACGTGCCGGCCTGGCTCATGCTCTCCAGGTCGACATCGCCCTCTTCCAGGACGACGCCGAGTTGAGCCCTGCGGCCGGTGAATTCCTCGAAGCCATCCGCTTCCTCGGGTCGATCCACCAGGGCCAGATCCTCGGCCTCGCCGCCCGCGGCAACCAGGCGGGGCTGTCGGCCGGCATGATGGCCAAGATCAACGAAGTCGTCGGAGAGCTGAAGAACAAGCTGCCGGGCAAGCAGAGCGAGCAGTGA